ACGGCCCGCGCCGGTGCCGAAGCGGCCGTCGACGGCCTGCGGACCGGGGCCGACGACTACATCACCAAGCCCTTCAATCCCGACGAACTCGTCGCGAGGGTGCGCGTCAATCTCGAACTGTCGTGGCTGCGTGAGCAGATGCTCTCGACGGTCGAACGCGAATCCGACCAGTTGAGAACGGCGCTGGAGACACGGTCGACGCTGAGTCAGGCGGTGGGCCTGCTCATGGCGACCTTCCACTGCGACGCCGACACCGCTTTCGGCAAGCTGGTCGGGTTCTCCCAGCACCGCAACGTCAAGGTCCGCGATCTCGCCGAGCAAATCGTCGCCGACTACACGAGTTCGCTGTCGAAGTCGGCGAAGTAGATCAGTTGCCGCTCGAGGTGTTCCGGTTCGACAGAAGATCCTCCCACTGCTCCTGCACCTGCTGGGCGGTCTCCTCGCCCAGCAGGTCCGTGCAGAGGGTGGTCACGCTCGCCATGCCGATCGTCACGGTGTCGAACGGTTCGTAGCCGGCCTTCCGTGCCGGTTCGGTGAATCCGGCGATCATCTCGGCCGCCTCGACGTCCCCGTCCCCGGCGTTGTTGCGCACGAGGTCGCAGGTCTCGTTGCCGACGGCGAGCAGGGCGTCGCGGTCGCCGTCGATCCCGGCCTCGGAGAGCCGGGTGATATAGGTGTCCTCGGTGCCGCTCGCGCTGCTGCCGTCGTCACCGCCTCCGCAGGCCGACAGGGTCAGGGCCACCGCGCCGGTGAGCACGGCCGAGATGAACATGCGCTTCGTCAACGTCTCCGCTTTCGATCGGGGCGGACCGCCCCCGACGGACGGCCCCACGCATTATCCCCACCGGGCGGACACGGTTACGCGCCGCGCGGACGGACACACGGTGCAGAACGTGTGTATGTGTCCGCGCGGCGCGCGCCGACGAGAGCGGATCAGGAACTCGCGTACAGCGCGTCGATCTCCTCCGCGTACTTCGCGTCGATCGGCTTGCGCTTGAGCTTCATCGTCGGGGTGAGTTCGTCGCCGGAGGGCTCCCAGATCGTCGTGAGCACCTTGTACTTCTTGATCTGTTCGACCCGCGACAGCTTCGAGTTCGCCTCCTCCACCGATTTCGCGATCGCCTCGAGCACCACCGGATGCTGGGCCAGCTCCTCGTGGGTGCCGCTGAGCCCGTGCTGGTCGGCGAAGACCGCGAGCGCGTCGGGGTCGAGGGCGAGCAGCGCGACGTTGTACGGCCGGTCGTTGCCGATGGCGACGGCTCCACCGAGCATCGGGCACGCGGCCCGCAGGGCACCCTCGATGTTGGCGGGCGACATGTTCTTGCCCGCCGCGTTGACGATCAGTTCCTTCTTGCGGTCGATCAGCCGCACATAACCGTCGGCGTCGATCTCGCCGATGTCGCCGGTGTGCAGCCAGCCGTCCGCATCGATCGCGTCGGCGGTCTTCTCCGGATCGTTGCGGTAGCCCTTCATGATCAGCGGGCCGGAGACGAGGAGCTCGCCGTCGTCGGCGACCTTGATCTTCGCGGCGGACACGGCCTTGCCGACGGTGCCGATGCGGATCGCGTCCGGCGGGTTCATCGTGATCACGCACGACGTCTCGGACATTCCCCACACCTCGGAGCACGGGATGCCCAGTCCCAGAACGAATTCCAGGACTTCGGGCGAGATCGCGGCGGCACCCGTCACGGCGGCGCGGACGTTGTCCAGGCCCAGCTTGGCGCGGATCGACGACAGCACCAGCCGGTCGGCGATCGCGTGCTGCACCGCGAGGCCGCGGGGGATCGGCTTGCCGTCGGACTGCAGGCGTGCCCGCTTGCGGCCCACGTCGATCGCCCACAGCGCCAGCTTCTTCTTGACCGCGCTCGGCTCCTCGGCGAGCGTCCTGTCGATGGCGGCCTTGAGCTTGTACCAGACCTGCGGGACCGCGCCGAACAGCGTCGGCCGCAGGCTCGGCAATACTGTGATGGCCTGCTTGAGGTCGTCGAGGGTGGTGATCTGCAGGCCGGTGTAGAGGCTGCAGTAGTGGGAGCCCCACCGGTTCGCGATGTGTGCGTCGGGCAGGTACGACAGGATCTTGTCGTCGGGGCCGGTGGGCAGGTAGACGCTGGTCGACTCGATCTCGGTGATCAGGTTCGCGTGCGTGAGCTCGACGCCCTTCGGTGGACCCGTGGTACCCGAGGTGTAGATGAGGGTCAGCAGGTCGGACGGCTGCACCGCCTTCCACGTCGCCTCGAAGTCGAAGGACGGCTCGGCCGCGGCCTCGAGATCGTCGAGCGACAGGGTGCCCTCGGGGTGGGCGTCGATGCAGATCAGGTGTTCGACCTTGGTGTCGCCGATCGCCTGCCGCAGCACCGGGACGAACTGTTCCTCGCAGATCATCACCCGGTTGTCGGCATTACCGAGGACGTACGAGATCTGTTCCGCGGTAAGGGAATTGTAGATCGAGAAGGGGGCCGCCCCGAGGTGCATGGCGGCGGTGTCGAGGAGGTGGAACTCCGGCCGGTTGGTGAGCATCAGGCCGACGGTGTCGCCGCGCTGCACGCCGAGCCCGGCGAGGCCGGCCGCGAGGCGCTGCACACGCTGGGCGTACTCGCGCCAGGTGTAACGGACGGAGTCGTCGGGGGTGCGGAGCGCGACGCGATCGGGGTACGCCGCGGCAGTGGTCTGGAAGGCTTCGCAGAGGGTCGACGGTGTGGTGGAACGTGGGGTCATCACAGCTCCCGTGGTCGAGTGTGGCGAAAGTGTAAGACGAAGTGCCCACACTCGTGGTCGGATTTGCCGGATCTCCTCAGGTCGATGCGGGGGTTGGGGCCGGTCACGTTCGGGTACCGCGAGGGGCATGGGCATCGTGGACCGGATCGCCGAACCGTGGGGGACGCGGACCCCGTACGGGCCGGGGCAGCGCTGGCCGACCCGCGTCGACCGTCACCTGGAACCGGGACTGACCGAGGCGGACATCGACAGGTGGGTACAGTCCGCGTCGGTCCTGCATTCCAACGGCGACGGGCTCGACATCGCGGTCCGGGACGGACGCATCGTCGGAGTCCGTGGACGCGCGGTCGACCGCGTCAATCACGGTCGTCTCGACCCCAAGGATCTCTTCGGATGGCAGGCCAACGGGTCGTCCGACCGTCTCACCACCCCGCTGATCCGGCGTGACGGAGAACTGGTCGAGACCGACTGGGACACCGCCATGAACGCGGTGGCCGGCCGCACGAAGGAACTGCTCGAAGAACGCGGGCCGAGTGCGATCGGCTTCTACACCACCGGACAGTTGTTCCTCGAGGAGTACTACACCCTCGCGCTCATCGGGCACGGCGGTATCGGCACCAACCACATGGACGGCAACACCCGTCTGTGCACCGCGACCGCCGCGGCCGCGTTGAAGCAGTCCTTCGGGTGCGACGGCCAGCCCGGCTCCTACACCGATATCGATCACGCCGACGTCATCGCGTTGTACGGGCACAACATGGCCGAGACGCAGACCGTGTTGTGGAGCCGCATCCTCGACCGGCTCGCCGGACCGAATCCGCCGGCGGTGATCTGCGTCGACCCGCGGCGCACCCCCGTCGCCCGCGCGGCGACCGTCCACCTGGCCCCACGCCCGGGCACCAACCTGATGCTCGTGAACGGCCTGCTGCACGAGATCCTGCGACAGGGCCGGGTCGACGAGAGGTACATCGAGGAGAACACCGTCGGGTTCGACGACCTGCGACAGCACCTGGAGGAGTACCCGCTCGAGAGGGCCGCCGAGGTGTGCGACGTCCCGCTCGCCGACCTCCGCGAGGCCGCCCGCCTGATCGGCACCGCACAACGGTTGATGTCGACGGTGCTGCAGGGCTTCTACCAGTCCCATCAGGCCACCGCGGCCGCCGTGCAGGTGAACAACATCCACCTCGTGCGCGGCATGCTCGGCAGACCCGGTTGCGGAGTCCTCCAGATGAACGGGCAGCCCACCGCGCAGAACACCCGCGAATGCGGCGCGGACGGCGACCTGCCGGGCTTCCGGAACTGGGCGAACGACGCGCACGTCGAGGACCTCGCGAGGGTGTGGAACATCGACCCGATGCGGATCCCGCACTACAGCGCCCCCACGCACCTGATGCAGATGATGCGCTACGTCGAGGACGGCTCGATCCGGTTCCTCTACGTCAACGGCACCAACCCGGCGGTCTCCCTCCCGGAGCTGCACAGGATCCGCGAGATCCTCTCGCAGGACCGGCTGTTCCTCGTCGTGCAGGACATCTTCCCGACCGAGACCACCCGGCTCGCCGACGTCGTGCTCCCCGCCGCGACGTGGGGTGAGAAGACCGGGACGTTCACCAACGCCGACCGGACGGTGCACCTGTCGGAGAAGGCGGTCGAACCACCCGGGCGGGCGCGGCCGGACCTCGACATCTTCGTCGACTACGCCCACCGCCTCGGCCTGCGCGACAAGGACGGTGACCCGCTGGTGAAGTGGTCGACGCCGGAGGAGGCGTTCGAGGCGTGGAAGAAGTGCACGGCCGGCCGTCCCTGCGACTACACGGGCATCACCTACGACAGGCTCCGCGGCGGCAGCGGCATCCAGTGGCCGTGCAACGCCGACGCCCCCGGCGGCACCGAACGCCTCTACACCGACGGGAGGTTCTGGGCCGCGCCCGATCGTTGCGAGGCCTACGGGCGGGACATGGTCACCGGGGCACCCGTCGAACCCACGGAGTACCGGGCGCGGAACCCGCACGGCAAGGCGATGCTCGAACCGGGGGAGTACCTGCCCCCACACGAGACGGTCTCCGACGAGTATCCCTACCTGCTGTCCACCGGCCGCACGCTCTACCATTTCCACACCCGCACGAAGACCGGTCGCGCCCCGCAACTGCAACGCGCCGCCCCCGAGGTGTGGGTCGAGATGTCCGGCGCCGACGCGGACCGACACGGATGGTCCGAGGGCGATCTGCTGAGGATCACCACTCCGCGGGGCAGCGTCACCGCGCGGCTGCGGATCAGCGCCATCAGGTCAGGAGTGGTCTTCCTGCCGTTCCACTACGGCTACTGGGACACCCCGGCCGGGCACGAACCCGCCCTGGAGGGGCGCGCCGCCAACGAGCTGACCTTCACCGACTGGGACCCGGCGTCCAAGCAACCGCTGTTCAAATCGGGGGTGGCGCGGCTGGAGCGGGTGGAGGCCGAGGACGGTACACCTTCGGCGGCGCCGACGACCACCGCCTCCGAACCCGTCGGTGTGACCGTGCCCGCCACTCGCGGTGGACCGGACGCCGAGGCGACCGAGACCCCGGACGAGGGAGAACTGCGATGAACGAGGTCGGGATGGCGATCCGGGAACTGCATCGCTCCGAGAACGCGATCGCCGTCGAACTGCTGCGGATCGCGGATCGGCACAAGACGGACCACGAGGTGTTCCACGTCGCGAGGGACATCGCCCGCTGGTCGCAGCGGCACGTGCGGGAACTCGCCCGGGTCGGCCGCGACTACGGGGTCGACCTCGACGACGAGCCGAAGGAACCCCATGAGCTGCCGGCCGCCCTGCGGCGCCGGGCGAGCGAGCTGCTCGGCCGACGGCACGCCCCGAGCCTGTTGCTGCTCCGGGATCTGCGCACCGCCCACCGTATGGCCGCGGGGGTCTCGCTGGACTGGGAGGTCCTCGCCCAGACCGCCCAGGCCCTGGGCGACCGGGAGCTGCTCGCCGCCTCGCAGCGGTGTCATCCACAGACGCTTCGTCAGTTGCGTTGGGCGAACGCGAAACTCAAGGAGATCGCCGCTCAGGCCGTCGTGACCGCCTGACTCACGGTCGTTCGAACCGCTCCTCGCGTCCCAGCTTCCGCAGCCGCACCCACTCGCGCAGCCCCGCTGGGTCGCGGCGCGTCACCAGGAAGTACCAGCCGAACCGCACCCA
This region of Rhodococcus sp. Z13 genomic DNA includes:
- a CDS encoding DUF732 domain-containing protein; this encodes MTKRMFISAVLTGAVALTLSACGGGDDGSSASGTEDTYITRLSEAGIDGDRDALLAVGNETCDLVRNNAGDGDVEAAEMIAGFTEPARKAGYEPFDTVTIGMASVTTLCTDLLGEETAQQVQEQWEDLLSNRNTSSGN
- a CDS encoding AMP-dependent synthetase/ligase — translated: MTPRSTTPSTLCEAFQTTAAAYPDRVALRTPDDSVRYTWREYAQRVQRLAAGLAGLGVQRGDTVGLMLTNRPEFHLLDTAAMHLGAAPFSIYNSLTAEQISYVLGNADNRVMICEEQFVPVLRQAIGDTKVEHLICIDAHPEGTLSLDDLEAAAEPSFDFEATWKAVQPSDLLTLIYTSGTTGPPKGVELTHANLITEIESTSVYLPTGPDDKILSYLPDAHIANRWGSHYCSLYTGLQITTLDDLKQAITVLPSLRPTLFGAVPQVWYKLKAAIDRTLAEEPSAVKKKLALWAIDVGRKRARLQSDGKPIPRGLAVQHAIADRLVLSSIRAKLGLDNVRAAVTGAAAISPEVLEFVLGLGIPCSEVWGMSETSCVITMNPPDAIRIGTVGKAVSAAKIKVADDGELLVSGPLIMKGYRNDPEKTADAIDADGWLHTGDIGEIDADGYVRLIDRKKELIVNAAGKNMSPANIEGALRAACPMLGGAVAIGNDRPYNVALLALDPDALAVFADQHGLSGTHEELAQHPVVLEAIAKSVEEANSKLSRVEQIKKYKVLTTIWEPSGDELTPTMKLKRKPIDAKYAEEIDALYASS
- a CDS encoding molybdopterin oxidoreductase family protein, which codes for MGIVDRIAEPWGTRTPYGPGQRWPTRVDRHLEPGLTEADIDRWVQSASVLHSNGDGLDIAVRDGRIVGVRGRAVDRVNHGRLDPKDLFGWQANGSSDRLTTPLIRRDGELVETDWDTAMNAVAGRTKELLEERGPSAIGFYTTGQLFLEEYYTLALIGHGGIGTNHMDGNTRLCTATAAAALKQSFGCDGQPGSYTDIDHADVIALYGHNMAETQTVLWSRILDRLAGPNPPAVICVDPRRTPVARAATVHLAPRPGTNLMLVNGLLHEILRQGRVDERYIEENTVGFDDLRQHLEEYPLERAAEVCDVPLADLREAARLIGTAQRLMSTVLQGFYQSHQATAAAVQVNNIHLVRGMLGRPGCGVLQMNGQPTAQNTRECGADGDLPGFRNWANDAHVEDLARVWNIDPMRIPHYSAPTHLMQMMRYVEDGSIRFLYVNGTNPAVSLPELHRIREILSQDRLFLVVQDIFPTETTRLADVVLPAATWGEKTGTFTNADRTVHLSEKAVEPPGRARPDLDIFVDYAHRLGLRDKDGDPLVKWSTPEEAFEAWKKCTAGRPCDYTGITYDRLRGGSGIQWPCNADAPGGTERLYTDGRFWAAPDRCEAYGRDMVTGAPVEPTEYRARNPHGKAMLEPGEYLPPHETVSDEYPYLLSTGRTLYHFHTRTKTGRAPQLQRAAPEVWVEMSGADADRHGWSEGDLLRITTPRGSVTARLRISAIRSGVVFLPFHYGYWDTPAGHEPALEGRAANELTFTDWDPASKQPLFKSGVARLERVEAEDGTPSAAPTTTASEPVGVTVPATRGGPDAEATETPDEGELR